In the genome of Streptococcus mitis, one region contains:
- a CDS encoding repressor — MLITSTQAKAIRRKQADKKLTAKQAGEEIGVTQVTYRKIRDGGEVKPSIYQKAMQWLAEDY; from the coding sequence TTGCTTATTACCTCAACACAAGCAAAAGCGATCCGCCGAAAGCAAGCAGATAAGAAATTGACTGCAAAGCAAGCAGGCGAAGAAATCGGAGTTACACAAGTTACCTATCGAAAAATTCGAGACGGTGGCGAAGTAAAGCCTAGTATTTATCAAAAAGCCATGCAGTGGCTTGCTGAAGATTATTAG
- a CDS encoding DNA-binding protein, with protein MNRLKELRQKKGDTQEVVAKAMGVTRRGYQKWENGESQIKPDKAQQLADYFGVSVGHLLGYEDYITIQNEAFDSYRNMAKLLLTNPDFKNIISEYDETNRKNGKRDLSLFVQAESLPIIEQDIKDLILEEWEKTQPEDNYEEIDGTLSDNISRIYIALGQLPLLFQNFFGSFLTLSTSDKKIVMQLVNSLYEKNKDIGIIKEYTDKK; from the coding sequence ATGAACAGACTAAAAGAATTAAGACAAAAAAAAGGCGACACACAAGAGGTCGTCGCTAAAGCTATGGGCGTGACCCGTAGAGGTTACCAAAAATGGGAAAACGGAGAAAGCCAAATCAAACCAGATAAAGCCCAGCAACTAGCTGACTACTTTGGGGTAAGCGTTGGGCATCTATTGGGGTATGAGGATTATATCACTATTCAAAATGAAGCATTTGATAGCTATAGAAATATGGCAAAATTATTACTCACCAACCCAGATTTTAAAAATATAATTTCAGAATATGATGAAACTAATCGAAAAAACGGTAAGCGGGATTTATCTCTTTTTGTACAAGCTGAAAGCCTTCCCATAATCGAACAAGATATTAAGGATCTTATTCTTGAAGAGTGGGAAAAAACTCAACCCGAAGATAATTATGAAGAAATCGACGGGACTCTTTCTGATAATATTTCAAGAATCTATATAGCTCTTGGACAATTGCCACTACTTTTTCAAAATTTTTTCGGTTCTTTTCTAACCCTGTCAACATCTGATAAAAAAATCGTTATGCAACTAGTAAATAGTCTATACGAAAAAAATAAAGATATAGGTATCATAAAAGAGTATACTGATAAAAAATAA
- a CDS encoding replication protein, translating to MAKTKIYFWLKVDKKFFDNLFIKRLKNMPGGYTMTVIYIRLMLESLEDDCILYYEGYFDSLVQELALKLDVSEDDINMTLAYFTKCGLIQIDDDGHATLSQAKAMVESETNWAKYKRDQRKNSQDIPKLENVQNKKTISNSCPTEIEKENRVSSKSNNLYLDNILSGNPDYNFPTWLEETAIKDLEKTKYKELWIPIVYLNQVANKRYKFVDKTKRLLLARFKEGYTLEDFKQVIDIKTAEWKDSPEFSKYLRPETLFGSKFDGYLNQKPKTIKGKSEDNFPDLPF from the coding sequence ATGGCAAAGACTAAAATATATTTTTGGTTAAAAGTTGATAAGAAGTTTTTTGATAATCTTTTTATTAAGCGACTTAAAAATATGCCTGGTGGCTACACTATGACAGTGATTTATATCCGTCTTATGTTGGAAAGTTTAGAAGATGATTGTATTTTGTACTATGAAGGATATTTTGATAGTTTGGTACAGGAATTAGCTTTAAAACTGGATGTCTCTGAAGATGATATAAATATGACGCTTGCATATTTTACAAAATGCGGACTAATTCAGATCGATGATGATGGCCATGCTACATTATCACAAGCAAAAGCCATGGTTGAGAGTGAAACAAACTGGGCAAAATACAAGCGAGACCAAAGAAAAAATAGTCAAGATATACCAAAATTGGAGAATGTCCAAAATAAAAAGACTATTTCCAACTCATGTCCAACAGAGATAGAGAAAGAGAATAGAGTTAGTAGTAAGAGTAATAATTTATATTTAGATAATATATTGTCGGGAAATCCCGACTACAATTTTCCTACTTGGCTTGAAGAAACAGCTATAAAAGATTTAGAGAAAACAAAATATAAAGAACTTTGGATTCCTATTGTTTATCTGAATCAAGTAGCTAATAAGAGGTATAAGTTTGTTGATAAGACAAAAAGGCTTTTACTAGCACGATTCAAAGAAGGCTATACACTTGAAGATTTTAAACAGGTGATAGATATAAAAACGGCAGAATGGAAGGATAGTCCTGAATTTTCTAAATATCTGAGACCAGAAACACTTTTCGGATCTAAGTTTGATGGTTATTTGAATCAAAAGCCTAAAACCATAAAAGGGAAGTCTGAAGACAACTTTCCAGATCTACCATTTTAG